The Saccharomyces mikatae IFO 1815 strain IFO1815 genome assembly, chromosome: 11 genome has a segment encoding these proteins:
- the KTR2 gene encoding mannosyltransferase KTR2 (similar to Saccharomyces cerevisiae YUR1 (YJL139C) and KTR2 (YKR061W); ancestral locus Anc_1.209), with protein MRISKGFIKLFFGSLLFCLIAQICWLVLVRHQRQLRLDSYFLERSREASSGYDSSRKRQLNQMLKLSSNTYIDELHDENRRKEFVRENATLLMLVRNWELTGALHSMRSLEDRFNKDYQYDWTFLNDVPFDEEFIEATTAMASGKTQYALIPAEDWNRPSWINETLFEEALQLMEEKNILYGGSKSYRNMCRFNSGFFFRQRILDQYDYYFRVEPNVEYFCDFPYDPFQVMRKNDKKYGFVITMYEYEDTIPSLWEAVEEYLEETESKDVDMENNAFSFISNFDFFGKSFGVMDSNSDYNLCHFWTNFEIGDLNFFRSEKYIRFFEYLDSTGGFYYERWGDAPVHSIAVSLLLKKDEVIHFDELGYKHMPFGTCPSAYYLRLQQRCLCDSNHPDNIDLNVISCLRRWWKDGSGKYFLKHNS; from the coding sequence ATGCGGATCAGCAAGGGATTCATAAAGCTATTTTTTGGGAGCCTTCTATTTTGCTTGATAGCGCAGATATGCTGGCTTGTACTTGTACGTCATCAGCGACAGTTAAGACTGGATTCATATTTTCTGGAGAGGTCCCGAGAAGCTTCATCAGGTTATGATTCTTCTCGAAAACGACAACTGAATCAAATGCTAAAGTTATCTAGCAACACATATATTGATGAGTTACACGACGAgaacagaagaaaagaatttgtaAGAGAAAATGCTACACTACTAATGCTCGTGCGTAATTGGGAACTGACTGGAGCACTTCATTCCATGAGATCATTAGAGGACCGTTTTAATAAAGACTACCAGTATGACTGGACATTTCTTAACGATGTTccatttgatgaagagtTTATTGAGGCCACTACTGCTATGGCCAGTGGGAAAACACAGTACGCTTTAATCCCAGCAGAGGACTGGAACAGACCATCTTGGATCAACGAAACTTTATTTGAAGAGGCTTTGCAATTAATggaggaaaaaaatatcttgtatGGTGGGTCGAAATCTTATAGAAACATGTGCCGATTCAACTCtggattcttctttagaCAAAGAATATTGGATCAGTACGATTATTATTTTAGAGTTGAACCAAATGTAGAGTATTTTTGCGACTTTCCCTACGATCCTTTTCAAGTGATGAGAAAGAAcgataaaaaatatggttTTGTGATAACTATGTATGAGTATGAAGATACAATTCCAAGCCTATGGGAGGCTGTGGAAGAATATTTGGAAGAAACAGAGTCCAAAGATGTTGATATGGAAAACAACGCTTTTAGTTTTATCTCAAATTTCGATTTTTTCGGTAAATCATTTGGTGTCATGGACAGTAATAGCGACTATAATTTATGTCATTTTTGGACAAATTTCGAAATTGgtgatttgaattttttcagaagtGAGAAATATATCAGATTCTTCGAGTACTTGGACTCGACGGGTGGCTTTTACTATGAAAGGTGGGGAGATGCACCAGTACATTCGATCGCTGTGTCCCTCCTTCTCAAGAAAGATGAAGTCATTCATTTTGATGAACTAGGGTACAAACATATGCCATTTGGTACGTGTCCATCTGCATACTACTTGAGACTACAACAGAGGTGTCTTTGTGATAGCAATCACCCTGATAATATCGACCTCAACGTTATCAGTTGTTTAAGAAGATGGTGGAAGGACGGCAGCGGCAAATACTTCCTCAAGCATAATTCATAA
- the TIF1 gene encoding translation initiation factor eIF4A (similar to Saccharomyces cerevisiae TIF2 (YJL138C) and TIF1 (YKR059W); ancestral locus Anc_1.211) — MSEGITDIEESQIQTNYDKVVYKFDDMELDENLLRGVFGYGFEEPSAIQQRAIMPIIEGHDVLAQAQSGTGKTGTFSIAALQRIDTSVKAPQALMLAPTRELALQIQKVVMALAFHMDIKVHACIGGTSFVEDAEGLRDAQIVVGTPGRVFDNIQRRRFRTDKIKMFILDEADEMLSSGFKEQIYQIFTLLPPTTQVVLLSATMPNDVLEVTTKFMRNPVRILVKKDELTLEGIKQFYVNVEEEDYKYECLTDLYDSISVTQAVIFCNTRRKVEELTTKLRDDKFTVSAIYSDLPQQERDTIMKEFRSGSSRILISTDLLARGIDVQQVSLVINYDLPANKENYIHRIGRGGRFGRKGVAINFVTNEDVGAMRELEKFYSTQIEELPSDIATLLN, encoded by the coding sequence ATGTCTGAAGGTATTACTGATATTGAAGAGTCTCAAATCCAAACCAACTATGACAAGGTTGTCTACAAGTTCGATGATATGGAATTGGACGAAAACTTGTTGAGAGGTGTTTTCGGTTATGGTTTTGAAGAACCATCTGCCATTCAACAACGTGCTATCATGCCTATTATTGAAGGTCACGATGTCTTGGCTCAAGCTCAATCTGGTACTGGTAAGACGGGTACCTTCTCCATTGCTGCGTTGCAAAGGATTGATACCTCTGTTAAGGCTCCTCAAGCTTTGATGTTGGCCCCAACTAGAGAATTGGCTTTACAAATCCAAAAAGTCGTCATGGCTTTGGCCTTCCACATGGACATCAAGGTCCACGCTTGTATCGGTGGTACTTCCTTTGTTGAAGATGCTGAAGGTTTGAGAGATGCTCAAATTGTCGTTGGTACCCCAGGTCGTGTTTTCGACAACATCCAAAGACGTAGATTCAGAACTGACAAGATCAAGATGTTCATCTTAGATGAAGCCGATGAAATGTTGTCTTCTGGTTTCAAGGAACAAATCTACCAAATTTTCACCTTACTTCCTCCAACTACTCAAGTTGTTCTTTTGTCTGCTACCATGCCAAATGATGTCTTGGAAGTCACCACCAAATTCATGAGAAACCCCGTCAGAATTTTGGTTAAGAAGGATGAATTGACTTTGGAAGGTATCAAACAATTCTACGTGaatgttgaagaagaagattaCAAGTACGAGTGTTTGACAGATTTATACGACTCTATCTCCGTCACTCAAGCTGTTATCTTCTGTAACACTAGAAGAAAGGTCGAAGAATTGACCACTAAGTTGAGAGACGACAAATTTACCGTTTCTGCCATCTATTCTGACTTACcacaacaagaaagagATACCATTATGAAGGAATTCAGAAGTGGTTCTTCCAGAATCTTGATCTCTACCGATTTGTTAGCAAGAGGTATTGATGTCCAACAAGTTTCATTGGTTATTAACTACGATCTACCAGCTAACAAGGAAAACTACATCCACAGAATTGGTAGAGGTGGTCGTTTCGGTAGAAAGGGTGTTGCTATCAACTTTGTTACTAACGAAGATGTCGGCGCCATGAGAGAACTAGAAAAGTTCTACTCTACTCAAATCGAAGAATTGCCATCCGACATTGCTACTTTGTTGAACTAA
- the TRM2 gene encoding tRNA (uracil(54)-C(5))-methyltransferase (similar to Saccharomyces cerevisiae TRM2 (YKR056W); ancestral locus Anc_1.214) has product MRRFWIIRKPVFRSSFYTCNSFIKKYYYTLITTMTDNTTTTSLTVEHPGDNKRLSSSVTNSSKQKTKKPKLRKYKAKKVDVTSPMGVLEFEVNDLLETQNLSREQVLNDVTAILNDKLKKDGSITMQYHREVRNVRVLEITANCNGLALIDNPVELGKKQVVIIPFGLPGDVVNIKVFKTHPYYVESDLLEVVEKSPMRRDDLIKDKYFGKSSGSQLEFLTYDDQLKLKRKTISNAYKFFAPRLVAEKLLPQFGTTVASPLQFGYRTKITPHFDMPRRKEKELAERPPLGFGQKGRPQWRKDTLDIGGHGSILDIDECVLATEVLNKGLTNERRKFEKEFKNYKKGATILLRENTTVLDPSKPTLEQLTEEGSRDEAGNLSYVEVEDKEHNVKLAKTCVTNPRQIVTEYVDGYTFKFSAGEFFQNNNAILPIVTKYVRDNLQTPIKDGGDEPKFLVDAYCGSGLFSICSSKGVDKVIGVEISADSVSFAEKNAKANGVENCRFIVGKAEKLFESIDTPSERTSVILDPPRKGCDELFLKQLAAYNPAKIVYISCNVHSQARDVEYFLKETENGSAYQIESIRGFDFFPQTHHVESVCIMKRI; this is encoded by the coding sequence ATGCGTCGCTTCTGGATCATAAGAAAGCCAGTATTCAGATCTAGTTTTTATACCTGCAACAGCTTTATCAAGAAGTATTATTACACACTAATTACCACGATGACTGACAATACCACAACAACGTCACTAACAGTGGAGCATCCTGGTGACAACAAAAGactctcttcttctgttaCAAATTCTTCTAAGCAGAAGACCAAGAAACCAAAATTGAGAAAGTACAAGGCTAAAAAGGTCGACGTAACCTCTCCTATGGGTGTCCTAGAGTTTGAAGTGAACGATTTGTTAGAAACTCAGAATTTGTCCAGAGAGCAAGTTCTGAATGATGTCACTGCAATTCTGAACGAtaagttgaaaaaagatggGTCAATAACCATGCAGTACCACCGGGAAGTAAGAAATGTCAGGGTCTTAGAAATAACTGCTAATTGTAACGGATTGGCTCTAATTGATAATCCTGTAGAGTtgggaaaaaaacaagttGTTATTATACCCTTTGGGCTGCCAGGTGATGTGGTCAAtatcaaagttttcaagACACATCCTTACTATGTCGAGAGTGATTTATTAGAGGTGGTAGAGAAATCACCAATGAGAAGAGATGATTTAATTAAGGATAAgtattttggaaaatctTCAGGTAGTCAATTGGAATTTTTAACTTATGATGATCAATtaaaactgaaaagaaaaacaatttcGAATGcctacaaattttttgcacCAAGATTAGTCGCTGAAAAGCTTTTACCTCAATTTGGTACCACCGTAGCATCTCCTTTACAATTTGGTTATAGAACTAAAATCACTCCCCATTTTGATATgccaagaagaaaagaaaaggaactaGCAGAAAGACCACCTTTAGGATTTGGCCAAAAGGGTAGACCTCAATGGAGAAAAGATACTTTGGATATTGGTGGACATGGTTCAATACtagatattgatgaatgtGTACTTGCCACTGAAGTCCTCAACAAGGGATTGACTAATGAGAGAAGAAAGTTTGAGAAGGAGTTCAAAAACTATAAAAAAGGAGCTACCATTTTGTTAAGGGAGAATACCACGGTTCTAGACCCTTCTAAACCAACTTTAGAGCAATTAACAGAAGAAGGCTCCAGGGATGAAGCTGGTAACCTAAGCTATGTCGAAGTCGAAGACAAAGAACACAATGTCAAGTTGGCGAAGACATGCGTTACCAACCCTAGACAAATTGTCACCGAATATGTAGATGGCTATACTTTTAAGTTCAGTGCAGGTgagttttttcaaaataataatgccATCTTGCCAATAGTGACCAAATATGTTCGTGACAATTTGCAGACCCCAATTAAAGATGGTGGTGACGAGCCAAAATTCCTAGTGGATGCTTATTGTGGATCAGGTCTTTTCAGTATATGCAGCTCCAAGGGCGTAGACAAAGTGATAGGTGTAGAAATTTCCGCTGATAGTGTCTCTTTTGCAGAGAAAAATGCAAAGGCAAATGGGGTTGAAAATTGTAGATTTATAGTTGGGAAGGCTGAAAAGCTCTTTGAGTCTATTGACACTCCAAGTGAAAGGACGTCTGTCATTTTAGATCCACCACGTAAAGGCTGTGatgaattatttttgaaacaattaGCCGCATATAACCCAGCTAAAATTGTTTACATCTCATGCAATGTCCATTCACAGGCACGTGATGTCGAATACTTTCTCAAAGAGACAGAAAACGGCTCCGCTTACCAGATCGAAAGTATAAGAgggtttgattttttccCTCAAACTCATCATGTTGAGAGTGTGTGTATAATGAAGAGAATTTAA
- the GLG1 gene encoding glycogenin glucosyltransferase GLG1 (similar to Saccharomyces cerevisiae GLG2 (YJL137C) and GLG1 (YKR058W); ancestral locus Anc_1.212) has translation MYKKLAIATLLYSADYLPGVFALGYQLNKLLKEASKKDSIETCLIVTTPLFNDTLSDLAKNILNSIYTKIVLVNPLAFQNESIQRNSNNLALLGRPELSFALIKARLWELTQFEQVLYLDSDTLPLNKEFLRLFDIMSKQTKSQVGAVADIGWPDMFNSGVMMLIPDADTASVLQNYIIENTSIDGSDQGTLNQFFNQHCCTDELLKETFPREWVQLSFIYNVTIPNLGYQSSPALNYFKSTIKLIHFIGKHKPWSLWSQKNFTKTESHNKWNEIYEEFKEEHELEDGISKLDTDSSIETEPVRPISPVEVSQSNEPAPNQKVEVLSTQEENMGNQDSEPVIEPVPLDFTKWLTTFVNKDYPTNQSRKKGYESPKENGDGANNNDSNPNQENPSNHIQKAVLSCNQVSNRDIKDEQENVEVTSCEAANIPKPEQKSSIDNIQESSAFKNHANAQPTNKNDYYSEENSNDTGFSPLNSEQKGPPNDMQKPNGSEDHLPGDEEPHALIDENIQYLEKEKEGYEEFLPDVYETNTTNHEEDEFFDDSVEGVNQGGITSSVATDTQKKAKPTEGQESKPQQEMPNFKFDWEDTDYLSKVERCFPDDIFEYAVE, from the coding sequence ATGTACAAGAAGCTGGCTATTGCTACACTGCTCTACTCCGCAGATTATCTGCCAGGTGTATTTGCCCTTGGTTATCAATTAAATAAGTTGTTAAAAGAAGCAAGTAAAAAAGATAGCATTGAAACATGTCTTATCGTGACGACTCCTTTATTTAATGACACTTTAAGCGATTTAGCGAAAAACATTTTAAATTCCATATATACCAAAATCGTGTTAGTGAACCCTTTAGCGTTCCAAAATGAAAGTATACAGagaaatagtaataatttAGCTCTTTTGGGAAGACCAGAATTATCTTTTGCTTTAATCAAGGCAAGATTATGGGAGTTGACTCAATTCGAGCAAGTCCTTTACTTAGATTCTGACACATTACCCTTgaataaagaatttttgaggTTGTTTGATATAATGTCTAAACAAACCAAGTCACAGGTAGGTGCTGTTGCTGATATTGGCTGGCCTGATATGTTTAATAGCGGCGTAATGATGCTAATACCGGACGCGGATACTGCTTCCGTACTGCAGAATTATATCATTGAAAATACGTCCATTGATGGCTCTGACCAAGGAACTTTAAATCAGTTTTTCAACCAACACTGTTGCACTGATGAACTACTCAAAGAAACTTTCCCTCGAGAATGGGTACAGTTGTCGTTTATATATAACGTAACTATACCTAATCTTGGCTATCAATCTTCACCTGCTCTGAATTATTTCAAATCCACCATCAAACTGATTCATTTCATCGGCAAACATAAGCCATGGTCACTGTGGTCTCAGAAGAATTTCACCAAAACCGAAAGTcacaataaatggaacgAGATTTACGAAGAATTTAAGGAAGAACATGAACTAGAAGACGGAATCTCTAAACTAGATACTGATAGTTCTATTGAAACTGAACCTGTTCGACCAATATCCCCAGTGGAAGTTTCTCAAAGCAACGAACCCGCGCCGAACCAAAAGGTTGAAGTATTAAGCACACAAGAAGAGAACATGGGCAACCAAGATAGTGAGCCTGTTATCGAGCCGGTTCCGTTAGATTTTACCAAATGGCTAACGACTTTTGTTAATAAGGACTACCCAACTAATCAGTCAAGGAAGAAAGGTTATGAATccccaaaagaaaatggtgaTGGTGCAAATAACAATGATTCGAACCCCAATCAAGAAAATCCTTCGAATCATATACAAAAAGCAGTACTTTCCTGCAACCAAGTAAGTAACCGGGATATAAAGGATGAGCAAGAAAATGTAGAGGTGACCAGTTGTGAGGCAGCCAACATTCCAAAACCTGAACAAAAAAGTTCCATAGATAATATACAAGAGTCTAGTGCTTTCAAGAATCACGCAAACGCCCAGCCAACAAACAAGAATGATTACTattcagaagaaaattctaatGATACTGGTTTTAGCCCCTTGAATTCTGAACAGAAAGGTCCGCCGAATGATATGCAGAAACCTAATGGTTCTGAAGATCACTTACCAGGTGATGAAGAACCGCATGCTCTTATTGACGAAAATATACAATAtttagaaaaagagaaggaagGCTATGAAGAATTTCTTCCGGACGTGTACGAGACGAATACAACCAATcatgaagaagacgaattttttgatgataGCGTGGAAGGGGTTAATCAAGGAGGAATTACGTCAAGTGTGGCTACAGATacacaaaaaaaagcaaaaccTACAGAAGGTCAGGAAAGCAAACCGCAACAAGAAATGCCGAACTTCAAGTTTGACTGGGAAGATACTGATTATTTGTCCAAAGTAGAGAGATGTTTCCCCGATGACATCTTTGAATATGCGGTAGAGTGA
- the RPS21A gene encoding 40S ribosomal protein eS21 (similar to Saccharomyces cerevisiae RPS21B (YJL136C) and RPS21A (YKR057W); ancestral locus Anc_1.213), translating to MENDKGQLVELYVPRKCSATNRIIKADDHASVQINVAKVDEEGRAIPGEYVTYALSGYVRSRGESDDSLNRLAQNDGLLKNVWSYSR from the exons atggaaaacGATAAGGGCCAACTA GTCGAACTTTATGttccaagaaaatgttCTGCTACCAACAGAATCATCAAGGCTGATGACCACGCCTCTGTTCAAATCAACGTCGCCAAggttgatgaagaaggcCGTGCTATCCCAGGTGAGTACGTTACCTATGCTTTGTCCGGTTACGTTAGATCCAGAGGTGAATCCGATGACTCTTTGAACCGTTTGGCTCAAAACGACGGTTTGTTGAAAAACGTTTGGTCTTACTCCCGTTAA
- the TFA2 gene encoding transcription factor TFIIE subunit TFA2 (similar to Saccharomyces cerevisiae TFA2 (YKR062W); ancestral locus Anc_1.202), with translation MSKNRDPLLANLNAFKSKVKSAPVIAPAKVGQKKSNDTVITIDGSTRKRTASERALENSLNSAKNPILADIKKEAGSNSSNAISLDDDDEDDDDFSSSPSKKVRPGSIAAAALQANQTDISKSHDSSKLLWATEYIQKKGKPVLVNELLDYLSMKKDDKVIELLKKLDRIEFDAKKGSFKYLSTYDVHSPSELLKLLRSQVTFKGISCKDLKDGWPQCDETINQLEEDSKILVLRTKKDKTPRYVWYNSGGNLKCIDEEFVKMWENVQLPQFAELPRKLQDLGLKPASVDPATIKRQTKRVEVKKKRQRKGKITNTHMTGILKDYSHRV, from the coding sequence ATGAGTAAGAACAGAGACCCTTTACTAGCTAATTTGAACGCTTTCAAAAGCAAAGTGAAGTCGGCCCCAGTAATAGCACCCGCTAAAGTGGGACAGAAGAAGAGTAATGACACTGTGATTACTATAGATGGAAGCACCAGAAAGAGGACGGCTTCTGAACGTGCACTagaaaattctttgaattctgCCAAGAATCCTATATTAGCAGATATCAAGAAGGAAGCTGGAAGCAATAGTTCTAATGCTATTTCAttagatgatgacgatgaagacGACGACGATTTTAGCAGCTCTCCTTCTAAGAAGGTAAGGCCCGGTTCGATTGCAGCAGCAGCTTTACAGGCCAATCAAACAGACATTTCCAAGAGCCATGATTCTTCCAAGCTTCTTTGGGCCACTGAatatattcaaaagaaaggtAAACCCGTGTTGGTCAATGAGTTGCTGGACTACTTAtcgatgaaaaaagatgacAAAGTTAttgaacttttgaaaaagctgGACAGGATCGAATTTGATGCCAAGAAGGGGTCTTTCAAGTATCTCTCTACTTATGATGTTCATTCCCCTTCGGAACTGCTGAAATTATTGCGTTCACAAGTAACGTTTAAAGGTATTTCCTGCAAGGATTTGAAAGATGGTTGGCCACAATGTGATGAAACAATCAACCAACTAGAGGAGGATAGTAAGATCTTAGTGCTAAGAACCAAGAAGGATAAGACTCCGAGATATGTTTGGTATAATAGCGGTGGGAATTTGAAATGTATTGATGAGGAGTTTGTTAAAATGTGGGAGAACGTCCAATTACCGCAATTTGCAGAATTACCAAGGAAGCTGCAAGATCTGGGTTTAAAACCTGCTAGTGTCGATCCTGCAACTATCAAGAGACAGACAAAGAGAGTCGAAGTTAAGAAGAagagacaaagaaaaggtaaGATTACTAACACTCACATGACTGGTATCTTAAAAGATTACTCTCATAGAGTATGA
- the UTP30 gene encoding Utp30p (similar to Saccharomyces cerevisiae UTP30 (YKR060W); ancestral locus Anc_1.210) codes for MVEQANIVGSKLAEKALNALIVKCKESTSLQNDKDIHIIINMGKKMGIKRDNIPRIIPLTKCKLFKPRDLNILLIVKDPSTLYRETLTKDEHTSELFKEIISVKNLKRRFRGNKLTQLYKDFDLVVADYRVHHLLPEVLGNRFYHGSKKLPYMIRMSKEVKLKRKQMVEKCDPIYVRAQLRSICKNTSYIPNDDNCLNIRVGHIQKHPIPEILQNIQDTVNFLTDRSKRPQGGVIKGGIISIFVKTSNSTSLPIYQISEAKENDERENLSDIRL; via the coding sequence ATGGTCGAGCAAGCCAATATTGTGGGTAGCAAGTTAGCAGAGAAGGCTCTAAATGCTTTAATTGTGAAATGTAAAGAGAGCACATCTTTACAAAATGATAAAGACATCCACATAATCATTAATATGgggaaaaaaatgggtaTAAAGAGAGATAACATTCCCCGTATCATTCCATTGACTAAATGCAAGCTATTCAAGCCAAGAGATCTAAACATATTGCTCATCGTGAAAGACCCCTCCACTTTGTATAGGGAGACTTTGACAAAAGATGAGCACACATCAGAATTATTCAAGGAAATCATAAGTgtcaagaatttgaagCGTAGATTCAGAGGCAATAAGCTGACCCAACTCTATAAGGATTTTGACTTGGTTGTTGCTGATTACAGAGTCCACCACTTACTCCCGGAAGTTCTTGGCAACAGGTTTTATCACGGTAGTAAAAAGTTACCATATATGATTCGCATGTCTAAAGAAGTTAAGTTGAAACGCAAGCAAATGGTCGAAAAATGTGACCCCATTTATGTGAGAGCGCAACTAAGAAGTATATGTAAGAATACTTCATATATTCCCAACGATGACAATTGTTTAAACATAAGAGTTGGGCACATCCAAAAACATCCCATACCGGAAATTTTACAGAACATTCAAGATACAGTCAACTTTCTTACCGATAGAAGTAAGAGACCCCAAGGCGGCGTTATTAAAGGCGGAATAATATCTATATTTGTCAAGACCAGTAACAGTACTAGCTTACCCATATACCAAATCTCAGAAGCCaaggaaaatgatgaaaggGAGAATCTGAGTGATATAAgattatag
- the RHO4 gene encoding Rho family GTPase RHO4 (similar to Saccharomyces cerevisiae RHO4 (YKR055W); ancestral locus Anc_1.215), with product MNTLLFKQGNGHGGKQSDIASQGSLSSTALPESPGPLDEKNLPRLPTPFARSLSTIPSYEQMKRTNKLPDYHLKIVVVGDGAVGKTCLLISYVQGTFPTDYIPTIFENYVTNIEGPSGQVIELALWDTAGQEEYSRLRPLSYTNADVLMICYSIGSKTSLKNVEDLWFPEVKHFCPSTPIMLVGLKSDLYEADNLSDLVDPELAESLAKRLGAFAHIQCSARLKYNVSEVFETAIHTLLSDSLYTPRESMHTIKNPFKKNTTKSGIDSSAGDTSISILGTKRLRKNKCIMM from the coding sequence ATGAATACCCTATTATTTAAGCAAGGAAATGGCCATGGCGGAAAGCAAAGTGACATCGCCTCGCAGGGATCACTATCTAGTACTGCACTTCCTGAATCGCCTGGCCCTTTAGATGAGAAGAATCTTCCTAGGTTGCCCACTCCGTTTGCTAGGAGTCTTTCTACGATTCCTAGCTATGAACAAATGAAGCGAACTAATAAACTGCCCGATTATCATTTAAAGATAGTTGTTGTAGGAGACGGTGCTGTGGGGAAGACATGTCTATTAATATCTTATGTCCAAGGAACATTTCCAACAGATTATATCCCAactatttttgaaaattatgTAACGAACATAGAGGGACCTAGCGGCCAGGTTATAGAACTCGCATTGTGGGATACAGCTGGCCAAGAGGAGTATAGTAGACTTAGGCCACTCTCATACACAAACGCAGATGTGTTGATGATCTGTTATTCTATTGGAAGCAAGACGTCACTCAAGAATGTTGAAGATCTCTGGTTTCCAGAGGTTAAACATTTTTGTCCTTCTACACCTATCATGCTAGTCGGCTTGAAATCAGACCTATACGAAGCTGATAATCTTTCTGATCTGGTGGACCCAGAGTTGGCAGAATCCTTAGCTAAACGTTTAGGGGCGTTCGCACATATTCAGTGCTCTGCACGATTGAAATATAATGTCAGTGAAGTATTTGAAACTGCCATCCACACGTTGCTTTCCGATTCGTTGTATACTCCCAGGGAGTCTATGCATACAATCAAAAATcccttcaaaaaaaatactacaAAGTCAGGTATCGATTCCTCTGCTGGAGATACCAGCATATCTATTCTTGGAACGAAAAgattaagaaaaaacaagtGCATCATGATGTAA